aaattaactaacTATAAAAAATCTTAAGTTTGATAGTGGTCAATATGACAAGCACTCGCTCTTCTTTTGGAATCTCTTTATAACGTGCATCAATTGCAATTGCAAGATTACCCTACACAGTAACTTTGGAGGAATGCCTAGAATAAAATAATAGATGAAGTAATAGTAAACATACAATATGGAAAGTAATATTAAATATATGTACACAAACAATAATCAGAAAGAACCAAGAAAATTAATACCTTTCATCAGTAATCTGAAAATGGACAATGTCCCTTTGACCAAACTTAGTATCAATCTTGGAAAGCTCCTCAAAACTCTCTAATACTCCCATAACATCTACAATCAATCTTGACGTTAGACACTTTGCGTGAAAAAAATTacttgaaaatttaaaaaaaaggATTGTGTCCTCAAAACCTGTTGCAAATTCTGGAAATTCTGTACCACCGTTTGCTTGTGCAACAACAAATAATTCACTCAGATCCACAAATTCAAATTTGTGGGTAGAtatcataacatcatcatcatcaacaGGATCTACAGCTGTCGTATATGAGAAATTAATTATTAACCTAGAGGAAACATGTTTTAGTGTTCCAAGAGCTTTTTTGGtataaaaattagaaaatacGTATACGCCACCCTCCACTATCTTATCAGAACGCATTTTTTCAGTAATCTGGATATATGTAAGCATGTACATGACAATCCTACATAAACAAACAATGGTGAAGAAGTGGTTAAACATAGCAAACATTTTATAAACATAttgatatttaaatataatttatgtaactattataagtaaaaaaaaatagattttacACTATCATCCAGCAGAATGAGGTTATATCTCCTGATGACATCGATTGCGGTAGAAGAGTTTGGAACCGAAGATCACATTCGAGTTACTCTTGCTTTAATTTTCCAGGTGGTTCTAGAGAGGCCGAGAGAAGATAGTTGATCGAACATTGTTGCTAAAAATCTGGAAAATAGTATATTCAGCGAATTAGTTCGAATCAATTCAACTTTTAACTACATGATAGATACATAAAAAACTATGAGAAAATAGAAAATCAGAAATAGTTGAGTATTATTACGTTTGTGTAGTGGTTGCTAATTGTTAGTAGGAAGATGTGATTTTGTGTAAAAGGATGAACATGGTTTATATATGTGATTGAGACATAATtagtgagaggaattgatgtaTGTATAGAAAAATCAGCAGTTAATAATTGTTTCCATGATTCAAATAATAAATTAATGATtttctaatcataaaaaaatcaatTATAGCATGAATTATGGACATGTATGATATTTTTTGGATTATTGATTTTGTAAATCATAAAAAGAATCAATTAGAACTATATCTATATTTTTGCAAGGTGttatttgctaataaataatttatatgacTATTTACTCTTATTAAGGAGAGGAAAATAGAGAAGGACATTTTAAGTAAATTGTAAAAGCCAGTGCTAGTAAATATTAGGAATATATTAAAAATTCAGTATGATACATACTATAGATTGTATGTATGATGTGGTGTGCAACAAATTGTGCGATGAAGAATTATGTTTACAAAGAAGAATCAAAGAAGAATCGGCAGAATCATGTAGCTCTACAATCAAGGAAATTGAAATACATTCGATGATAATTGTGATGATAATTGTGATCAGACATTCCTTTTATTCTTTGCAGAATAACTGTGATTGATGTCATATTGGTAGTTACCATGTTGAATTAATTCAAATATGTTGAATAGTGAATATGGAATATCCGGAGCCCATGGATAGTGAATATGGAGTATCCACTAAATATAGTATTGTTTGTATTGATAAATTGAAATCGGATAAATCCATGGGTTGTAACTGGGTTGGATTATTAAAATGGATCATATATTTTGAATTTTGGATCATGGTACATGTTATACGTACATAAATGGTTTACATCTAAATTAAATTCACGTTCTTTTTAAAACAGAAaattttgatttctattatttttTGAAAACATCTACACGAGACAGTATACAATCGAATCCTGAAATTATTTTCCTTGGGCATTCTTTAAAAAGAAGAGTTACATTGCACTTGCATTTGGTTGCAATTTTGTTCACGAAATTTCTATTGTTTTTTTAATTACATCGAATCATATGTCAATCTTTTACCTATAAACACTATTCTGCCATTCATTAAATTTATTGGATCCAAATTCTAATTCATGTTTTCAATTCTTGAGAAAAAGTGAATAAATTTATTCTACTTGCTTGTTTTCAAATACATACAAGACATGCATCATGTTCTCTCAACAATTCTTGTTTAGAGACACATGCCAGCTAGACACAACTTGTATGGGGAACATACTAGACAAGTGGGCAGACATCCTGTTCTTGTGACATGCATTAGCTAGCCCAGTAATGTAAATCATATAACACACTTATACTCAAGATTTATCGAAATAGATAATGTGAGAATACAACTGTTGTGAAACACTTCATTCAAATCAAGTCTAACTATAATAGATTATTCTCAATTGTTAAGTCATCTAATACACGGGGATACAACAAGGATCATCACAGTTTTCTTTATTTGTTGAAATCTTACTTTAGAGTGGATGTAGAAGTAGAGGTCTTACACTATTTCAATATTGTTACTGCTTCTATGTCCACCattatgcatattcaatcttgtgAGATCGCTGGGGTTTGAAGTGAAGATTCGGTTAAGAGTAGCAGCCAAACGGACCCCAGCCTGAGCCAACCTCTTCTCCGCAACAGGCAACCGAGAGAGGAAGTACTCATCTGCGTCACCATTGAGAAAATGCAGATATAGTTAAACATTAAGAGTGGCCCAATTGCTTGAGTATGAAACTCTTGCACTTGCGTTGATCGACACAATTACCTTATAGTAAATATAGTTGCTTAAATTTCAGAAATAATAGGAATTGCACAGTTTATCATTAAACATTGTCTATGTGCTGCATGTTTCTGTTTTCTTTTTGTACAATTATTTAAAGCAAATGATTTCACTTGTTAATTATACATTTGATTTAGGAAAAGAAATCATACACGGTATCGAAACACAAATATAATAAGTTTACTTCAATAATTAGATGTGTGCACCTCCTAAAGTGGTCCCAGGTGTGGCATTTCTGTAGGCAAACTTGCAGGCCAACTCAATGCTTTCAGAAGCATACCTGAAAGAATTGTTAACTATTTATGTCTAGCAGTTTTCAAcatatttagttataaaatgatcgACTGTCCTATGTGCAtcatatttttttctttaatCCATCATTATTCATGATCTTTCGAGGGAGACCTCGATAAGAGGAAGTTCTCATATGAAACAAGAAAACCTCTTAAGTTTAAGAAAGTAATTTTTAACTGCACTAACAATTTAAATAACAACTTAAATCATGTACCTCAGGATATGAGGTTTTAAATCTATTAAATCATGGTGtgatatattaataaaacaatagtCAAAGTTTAATCAATTATAGTCCTAATCCAGAAACAAGTGTATTGAACTAGATCACAGAACTTTAGAACCACGTCATACTCAGCTACCCGACTCAACAAGCAATAAGACATCAGTAAATTGCAAGCAATATGAATATCGTGCATATCACACCTGCCAATCTCTGCAGTATTAATATGATCTTTTCATGTCATTTTATTGCACttattatatcctatatataattagTGTAAGGAAGTTTAGGTGGTACGGGAAGATGGTATGGTCGTCACCGTCAATATTGTAAATTCCTCCTGTTAGTAATGTAAATTCCTCCTATTAGTATAGTGTCCATTGTTTAGTTAAAAACAAACAGCAGCAAAAAAACAATTTAAAGTGTACTAGAGTTGCAAAACGAAAAAAATAGAAATACAAAAATCACAAAACAAACactaaataaaaatttaaaaagaaGCAAATAACGTTGGTAAACATACCACAAAAATTAGTTTTCCTATAATAGAAGAATTCACATTTAATTGGACGTACCAAAATTCACCCATATATTTTCTATCaaaaaaaatttaatataaaaaaatagagAAAAGTAAATTGAAATTCGAAATATTCACCATCTAAAAATTATAGAGtgaaaaaaataagaatttaattaattaaaaatcacgTAAAACATAAATTTATGAGTAAAGCAAAAAATGATGAATTTCTTGCAAATAAGAACagaaatttcaaaaaaaatgaatgaaaataatatataaattatccCATGCATCGCACGGCTAACTATATATAATTGATGTAAGAGAGTCAAGTGGTGGCCAAAACGTAATCATTAGATGGAGTAAGGAAAAAGGCAAAttatagttaaataaatatagaACTAAATGTTCAGAAAAATATAATAGCGAAAATTGAttctaataaaatattttaatattaaaattacaaAGACAAATTTTTTATAAGAAtacataatatttaaaaaattcagTAAAACATAATTATAAATTAACCGTGCATCGCACCGGTATAGAGCTAGTTTATTATAACAGTGATAACAAGAAATAACTAGGTTTGACTTTTGACTCCTGCAATACCAAGTAATGAATTTGTTTGAAGTACAAAATATTCTGAGATAAGTATTTTGAATTCTAAACATTTGACATTGCGTTCCTGACAACCATGTCATATTATCATATgtttttttcaaaataaatatatacGCTTGTGTGAGTCAGGCTGTCAGTTTGGTTATTTACATGATTTTGTCCAAAGATGAACAAAAATTCACATGGAGGCGCTGCAAAAGCAGGTTGATTCAAAAAAATATGAACCAAAAATACTTACGGGTCTGGACAAACCACATGATCAGCAGTGCAATTGCTCCAAGATAAGCTGTCGGTAAGCCAGACACCCTATATTCATTTCAAGGATAATTAGAACAAAGGAAATGAGAGTGCAAGGCAAGTAGTAAACTGGTGAAAGCATGCGCACATGCAAGCAACTCCAAGAACCTAAAAAAGACGAGGTAACTAACTAAGTTAGACGtagaatcatgcatgagttttcttacaaataaaactattttaacTAATGTAATTATATGTTCACATGTTAACAATTTAATTTAGTGAAATATAAGACTAACACAACCTCATCTTCATTGTTTCCTAATAGACGTGAGTGTTCCGATTATTTTCCCTCAGGGAAACTTGCCTGATTGCAAACTAGTTCAGGGATCAACGGAAGAATGAAGAATCAAATTACTATATATAAATAAGACTAATATCAGATGTTTGATTGCTAAAATTACAATCCTGGAACTATATTCCCAAAATTATATTGCAGTGGATAATAATCAAATGACCATGAATTGTAGGCTAAATAGtctaaaaaataaagttaaaCCTTCTATTAAAAACCTACATATGAAAGTATTTTATCTTTAGAAAAATATGTTTCATTCTAGCAAAAAATACAGAATTAGATATGTTGTTTACTAAACCTCAAAGAAGATTAAGTTACTACAACAATCTCTCTTATGTATTATAGAGATAATAATATCAATAAGGAATCAGttgatttagcaaaaaaaaaataaGGAATCAGTTGATGTAAGTTATTCATAACACTGGAAATCACGTGCCTGATGTTAGTATTCTAATGGCTAATAGAAGGAATCCGATATCATTTGTGGGCTAATTTGATACATGCACCAATGCTTCATTTATTGCTAAGATGATCAAATGACCTTCATTTGATACATGTACCTTCAATAAGATCTGCTAGACTAAAATGACTTGATCGCTCTAGAACAATACCACACTCCATACATTATACTCCCATCACTAATAGTCCTCGGGGCTCAAATTATTAGTCCTTTATAATATGTTAACCTTATGTCCGTTTTATTCATAACAGTGGGTAGGACAGTCTCATTCCCTCTAATACATGGTTAAAGGAGGTGTTATTAAATCACTTTCCCTTTTAAAAAGTCAATTTTAATCCCTTTTAATCAGCTGACTATAATTTTAAGTTAGTTTTTCCAAAACTAAGAAGGGATAAACGTTTTGAAGGATAATAGTCCTATTCCAAATTTAATCCTTTGCAAACATAGCCTGAGGAATAATATGTGGGTGTTACAATTCAACAGATCTAGCGGGGGAGGGGGGGAATTTAAAAAAGAAGAAGAGGAATGTCCAACTTCCTTGTACAATATTAAGTTCAAGTTCCTGGAGTTCTATTGCACTCTTAATTTAACAAATATACGTAACTATTGCAATCACAATTTCATATCGAAACAGAATTAAGTACAAAAAAAACATACTGTAATATTGCTCTGAATAGCTTGTATTAAGCTAGAAAGATCTGAATTGTAGAATGTCTTCAAGGAGGATTCAATCATCATTGTGTCCCATACCTAGAACAAAACAAAGTAACTTATTAATATCTTTCTATCCCAGGAAAAGGATGAAGCAAAACACAGGATTGCACATGTACACACATCGCGGGAAGCACCAACGACCAAATCAGTAAGTCAAGCTAAAGATTACTTTTTTCTTAGCGAACAAAAACTCATTCAGTATTGAACCTTTACTTTTCTTTTTTCCGAGACCGCGTATGATAAACCCCCACTTCTAGATGAATTAGTCTCCATTAGCCTAGTCAAGTATAATATAATAAAGTGAACTATCTATTCTAGGTGTGATTGCTGACTCCAATGGCCAAAGCTCGGCAAGCTTACAGTAGACTGACTTCTCCTTAATCTTCTAGGGCATTAAATGTTATTCACTATTATAGTTTTGGTTATGGCTGGGATCAAATTGTACTTCACATATTTAGGTATATCTATTATTTACTTTTCATTCTTCTGTTTTCGGTTAAATTTACAAGGCTACTAACAGAATAAAGTACGTTTTACAATATTTACAAATTCAAGGCAGTTACTATTGTTCTAAATTATAGActcaaatatttaaaaactaaaataatgaAACACGTGATGTACATTGatagatttaaaaaaaattagcaAGAGAAACAGACTAGTAAACAAGTTTACAGTCACTTGCATGATGCAAATTGGTTTTCCTCCGATACCAGCGGACGGTGATTGTGTTTCCTCCTTCATCGCCAAGGAAGCCAACATGTAGAGGCTGCCATCAATAAGCAACATGTTAAACCCTACCATGCATTTACTAATTTTAACTCTGTTGCTACATGCTCCATTCCCTCTCTAGAATTGATTCTACAACATCAATGTCTTAAATCCTAATATATCTATCTGATATCTTTACTCATTCACAATTGGTGATTGTATATGCTTAACACTTACGAGTGGGATATGCTAGGTTGTTTAGTTTGGTTTACATGGTCAACAATTAAGAAGGGGGGAAATTTGAAGTCTAaattgtttaattattttacAGTGTTAAATATATATAAAGCAGGATTCAATTATTCAGATCTTTAGATGTGAATTTCGAGTGCAGTGGGAAACTAGGCTGCAGTTGGTAGATTTTTAGGCTCTGAAATCAAACTTGTACCGAAAAGGCTTACAGGGTGTTAAAATGGATAACTAGAGATAGATTGAAAGAGATTGTAcaagaaagagaaacaccaagTGTAGAAAGAAATGAATGTTTAAAGTCAACACTAGGCTTCAAGAAACTTTGATATCAACACCACATGCCCTCAATCTCAATTCATTCTGAGTCTTGAAATAGTTAATTACTATATATTATCTTTGCATAATAGTTGATTATTGATATAAACTTAGTACAGAAAAATTATAGTTCTGTAGAAGTTCTAACACTGTAAGAGCTTAAAAAATTAACCTGATGGACATCACCAACGAAATGTGATAAGAACATAAGTGCCTCCGTCAAGTTGTCTGCAATCACCCACTGACGTGTTCAATTTGTTTAAGGGCATTAGTTACTAACCTAATTAATAAGTGTGACTTACTATTCATTTTTGAATTCAAGTCATGAACACCCAATAGAAGTTGCTCTGTGTAGTTGTGAATTGCTCCAGTAACACACCGGTCTTTCCGTCCAACAGAATCATGGCAATCTCCTTACAGATGAAAGAAGACTCCGGTATTAAGATACTAATGTAAAAAAAATTAAGCTTTTTTAAGCAATGGATTAACATGTCTGAGTTGTACAACAGAATATATCAGATAAATTTTCTCAATGATCTATTAACTCGATATATCAAACTTTGTCTACATTTTAATCAATCATTTCAGGGGGTACCCCCAGTGCCTCAGGAATGAAATGGTAGCAACATAAAAATTACAGGTTCAACTAGTACATTTCACATTGTAAagcttttttttttttttgacgaACACATTGTAAAGCTTTTGTGTGTTTAACAAGTAGATATTATGCACTTTTAAGTTCTTAAGATAGTAAACTACAAGATTTTTAATCCTTTACAAAACAAAATAAATCATACGGCTAATAATGCAACAGTAAGAAAATTCAGGTCGAAGTCCTCTGGCGTAAACCACTAGGCATAAAATGTAGGCTTTGCAGCTACTATGGGTTCACTACTTGTCCACGAGTTATAATATTAAGCAGAAATTAATAAGTCTAACAACATCTGATATCTTATTATTGCTACCTGCAATAATTGTGTTTACAAGCATATATAAATTAGAATACATACTTATTGAATAGCATCGGTAAACATTACGCAAAAAGCATATGTACTTACTACAGTATTTATAGTTACACCTGAAATCAGGCGTGTCCACATAATGTAATGGGCTACTCCAACGCATATGAAATCGAACCTCGTCAGCCCAGGAGCAAACAGCTGCTAGATCACCATCTGCATATTCTGGGAGCAATGCTTTCACTGCAGTCAGTGCATCTTTACTAAGGAACCCCTGAGGCATCCATAATGTTTGGCATTAGGTCCCAGATAGGTAATAAATTCCACTCCCCTCGCAACATAAACATGCAAATGAAAAAAACCAATCTGTCTTCTGTAGAACCTAGTTACACTTGATGACAAATACATCCAGTAACGACAAATTTCCTCTGAACATGTCGACTAGCAAAAAAAGAAAATATAGCACTCCAGTAACAAAGAATCAAAGTATGTGTTTCCTAGTTCTTGTAGCAATTAGGGAACATTTTGTCCCTTTTTATCTACCGTTAGTCACATTATGAGATATTACCTATGAAAAACAGTAATCCCCTCTTATTGCCTACTAAAAATTCTAACGCCAAAAACTACAAGGAAGTATGTTCAATATTAGGTTCTTGCTAGCAAATACCAGAAAAAAACACAGCAAACTAACCATACCCCCACCAAATTTCTGCAGGTCAGCATTACAAAAAAAAAACAATCTTATACACCATACACACAAAAATTGTATATCTAATAACAAGAACCTCAACCTGACAATTAACACTATGATGTTGTATATC
This genomic interval from Apium graveolens cultivar Ventura chromosome 8, ASM990537v1, whole genome shotgun sequence contains the following:
- the LOC141678998 gene encoding endonuclease 4-like isoform X2 — its product is MGMLTYTGIYFLLLLPSVFCWGKQGHFAICKIAQGFLSKDALTAVKALLPEYADGDLAAVCSWADEVRFHMRWSSPLHYVDTPDFRCNYKYCNCHDSVGRKDRCVTGAIHNYTEQLLLGVHDLNSKMNNNLTEALMFLSHFVGDVHQPLHVGFLGDEGGNTITVRWYRRKTNLHHVWDTMMIESSLKTFYNSDLSSLIQAIQSNITGVWLTDSLSWSNCTADHVVCPDPYASESIELACKFAYRNATPGTTLGDEYFLSRLPVAEKRLAQAGVRLAATLNRIFTSNPSDLTRLNMHNGGHRSSNNIEIV
- the LOC141678998 gene encoding endonuclease 4-like isoform X1 gives rise to the protein MGMLTYTGIYFLLLLPSVFCWGKQGHFAICKIAQGFLSKDALTAVKALLPEYADGDLAAVCSWADEVRFHMRWSSPLHYVDTPDFRCNYKYCRDCHDSVGRKDRCVTGAIHNYTEQLLLGVHDLNSKMNNNLTEALMFLSHFVGDVHQPLHVGFLGDEGGNTITVRWYRRKTNLHHVWDTMMIESSLKTFYNSDLSSLIQAIQSNITGVWLTDSLSWSNCTADHVVCPDPYASESIELACKFAYRNATPGTTLGDEYFLSRLPVAEKRLAQAGVRLAATLNRIFTSNPSDLTRLNMHNGGHRSSNNIEIV